The Kitasatospora setae KM-6054 genome contains a region encoding:
- the ruvX gene encoding Holliday junction resolvase RuvX: protein MEEKVFRRGRRIAVDVGDARIGVAVCDPDGLIATPVETVPAGGRSQARLKAIVEEYDAVEVVVGLPRSLNGKEGPAAAKVREYAGRLAGLLYPVGVRLVDERMTTVTAAAGLRASGRSSKKGRSVIDQAAAVVILQSALETERVSGRAPGESVEPVI, encoded by the coding sequence ATGGAGGAGAAGGTCTTCCGGCGCGGCCGGCGGATCGCCGTCGACGTGGGCGACGCCCGGATCGGGGTCGCGGTCTGCGACCCCGACGGGCTGATCGCCACGCCGGTGGAGACCGTCCCCGCCGGGGGCCGCTCGCAGGCCCGGCTGAAGGCGATCGTCGAGGAGTACGACGCGGTCGAGGTCGTGGTCGGCCTGCCGCGCTCGCTGAACGGCAAGGAGGGCCCGGCCGCCGCCAAGGTCCGCGAGTACGCGGGCCGGCTGGCCGGCCTGCTGTACCCCGTCGGCGTGCGGCTGGTGGACGAGCGGATGACCACGGTCACCGCCGCCGCCGGGCTGCGGGCCTCCGGCCGGTCGTCCAAGAAGGGCCGCTCGGTGATCGACCAGGCGGCCGCCGTGGTGATCCTGCAGTCGGCCCTTGAGACCGAACGGGTGAGCGGTCGGGCGCCCGGTGAGAGTGTCGAACCGGTCATCTGA
- the mltG gene encoding endolytic transglycosylase MltG produces MTDPYSAPGLTPGHLGAPVVEPEGAPPGLPYGVEPPDPEQVRTRAACCLSVAGLLGVALSAALALVVLWPEGRQPAADYAGGGSGQVQVSVPQGASLTQIGKVLTAKHVVASTRAFTDAAAKSPAGNQIHPGTYTLKEKMSAASALNVLLDPSNANALTIPEGWRSSQVFGAIDTRLGLAAGTAKTTAEQHLADLGLPADAAGHLEGYLYPATYPVTGDSTPLTLLKDMVKEAGGILDDPSVAEAAAANGVSPYGLLAVASLAQAEADNPEDMAKVARVVYNRLAKNMPLQLDSTINYALGRSTLTTTHDDTRLDSPFNTYAHPGLPPTPIGNPGRDALRAAVHPADGDWLYFVTVQPGDTRFTDSDEQQRKNVEEFNAYRAQHAPTAPSGPATPSP; encoded by the coding sequence GTGACCGACCCGTACAGCGCGCCCGGACTCACCCCCGGCCACCTCGGCGCCCCCGTCGTCGAGCCCGAGGGCGCCCCGCCCGGACTCCCGTACGGCGTCGAACCGCCCGACCCCGAGCAGGTGCGCACCCGCGCCGCGTGCTGCCTGAGCGTCGCCGGACTGCTCGGCGTGGCGCTGTCGGCCGCGCTCGCGCTGGTCGTGCTCTGGCCCGAGGGCAGGCAGCCCGCCGCCGACTACGCGGGCGGCGGCAGCGGGCAGGTGCAGGTCTCGGTCCCGCAGGGGGCCAGCCTCACCCAGATCGGCAAGGTGCTGACGGCCAAGCACGTGGTCGCCTCCACCCGGGCGTTCACCGACGCCGCCGCCAAGAGCCCGGCGGGCAACCAGATCCACCCCGGCACCTACACCCTCAAGGAGAAGATGTCGGCGGCCTCCGCGCTCAACGTGCTGCTCGACCCCTCCAACGCCAACGCCCTGACCATTCCCGAGGGTTGGCGCTCCAGCCAGGTCTTCGGCGCGATCGACACCCGGCTCGGCCTGGCGGCCGGCACCGCCAAGACCACCGCCGAACAGCACCTCGCCGACCTCGGCCTCCCCGCCGACGCGGCCGGCCACCTGGAGGGCTACCTCTACCCCGCGACCTACCCCGTCACCGGCGACAGCACCCCGCTGACCCTGCTGAAGGACATGGTCAAGGAGGCCGGCGGCATCCTGGACGACCCCTCGGTCGCCGAGGCCGCGGCGGCCAACGGCGTCTCCCCGTACGGCCTGCTGGCCGTCGCCAGCCTCGCCCAGGCCGAGGCCGACAACCCCGAGGACATGGCCAAGGTCGCCCGGGTCGTCTACAACCGCCTCGCCAAGAACATGCCGCTGCAGCTCGACTCCACCATCAACTACGCGCTCGGCCGCTCCACCCTCACCACCACCCACGACGACACCCGGCTCGACTCGCCGTTCAACACCTACGCCCACCCCGGCCTGCCGCCCACCCCGATCGGCAACCCCGGCCGCGACGCGCTGCGCGCCGCCGTCCACCCCGCCGACGGTGACTGGCTGTACTTCGTCACGGTCCAGCCGGGCGACACCCGCTTCACCGACAGCGACGAGCAGCAGCGCAAGAACGTCGAGGAGTTCAACGCCTACCGAGCCCAGCACGCCCCCACCGCTCCCAGCGGCCCCGCCACCCCCTCACCCTGA
- a CDS encoding DUF948 domain-containing protein — protein sequence MTVGELAGLLVAVFWAVLVTLLAVVLVRLSKVLREATGLVAAVTEQAVPLLRDANAAVRSANEQLERVDEITANVQDAAADAKALSSTVAATLGGPLVKMAAFSHGVRKAVARQQAGPVGVPQQAGEREELARMIRAEVRAATAPRGGLLARVRRAVRG from the coding sequence GTGACCGTGGGAGAGCTGGCCGGGCTGCTGGTCGCCGTCTTCTGGGCGGTCCTGGTCACCCTGCTCGCCGTGGTGCTGGTGCGGCTGTCGAAGGTGCTGCGGGAGGCGACCGGGCTGGTCGCCGCCGTCACCGAGCAGGCCGTGCCGCTGCTGCGGGACGCGAACGCCGCCGTGCGCAGCGCGAACGAGCAGCTGGAGCGGGTCGACGAGATCACCGCCAACGTGCAGGACGCGGCGGCCGACGCGAAGGCGCTGTCGTCCACCGTGGCGGCGACGCTGGGCGGGCCGCTGGTGAAGATGGCGGCGTTCAGCCACGGCGTGCGCAAGGCCGTCGCCCGGCAGCAGGCCGGGCCGGTCGGGGTGCCCCAGCAGGCCGGTGAGCGCGAGGAGTTGGCCCGGATGATCCGGGCCGAGGTGCGGGCCGCGACGGCGCCGCGCGGCGGGTTGCTGGCCCGGGTCCGCCGGGCCGTGAGGGGCTGA
- the aroC gene encoding chorismate synthase — translation MGSLRWLTAGESHGPALVATLEGLPAGVPVTTAMVADALARRRLGYGRGARMKFEQDEVTFLGGVRHGESMGSPVAIMVGNTEWPKWEQVMSADPVDPEVLAGLARNEALTRPRPGHADLAGMQKYSIDEARPILERASARETAARVALGAVARSYLKETCGIEIVSHVVELAAAKAPAGVLPLPADEARLDEDPVRCLDADASKAMVAEIDQAHKDGDTLGGVVEVLAYGVPVGLGSHVHWDRRLDARLAAALMGIQAIKGVEVGDGFELARVPGSQAHDEIVPTPEGVKRTSGRSGGTEGGLSTGELLRVRAAMKPIATVPRALQTLDVRTGEPAKAHHQRSDVCAVPAAGIVAEAMVALVLADAVAEKFGGDNVSETRRNVQSYLDNLIVR, via the coding sequence GTGGGTAGCTTGCGCTGGCTCACGGCGGGGGAGTCGCACGGCCCCGCTCTGGTCGCGACGCTGGAGGGCCTGCCGGCCGGGGTGCCCGTCACCACCGCCATGGTGGCCGACGCGCTGGCCCGCCGCCGGCTCGGTTACGGCCGCGGCGCGCGGATGAAGTTCGAGCAGGACGAGGTGACCTTCCTCGGCGGCGTCCGGCACGGCGAGTCCATGGGCTCCCCGGTCGCGATCATGGTCGGCAACACCGAGTGGCCGAAGTGGGAGCAGGTCATGTCGGCCGACCCGGTCGACCCCGAGGTGCTGGCCGGGCTGGCCCGCAACGAGGCGCTGACCCGGCCGCGCCCGGGCCACGCCGACCTGGCGGGCATGCAGAAGTACTCGATCGACGAGGCCCGGCCGATCCTGGAGCGCGCCAGCGCCCGGGAGACCGCGGCCCGGGTGGCGCTCGGCGCGGTCGCCCGCTCCTACCTCAAGGAGACCTGCGGCATCGAGATCGTCAGCCACGTGGTCGAGCTGGCCGCCGCCAAGGCCCCGGCCGGCGTGCTGCCGCTGCCCGCCGACGAGGCCCGGCTGGACGAGGACCCGGTGCGCTGCCTGGACGCCGACGCGTCCAAGGCGATGGTCGCCGAGATCGACCAGGCCCACAAGGACGGCGACACCCTGGGCGGCGTCGTCGAGGTGCTGGCGTACGGCGTGCCGGTCGGCCTGGGCTCGCACGTGCACTGGGACCGCCGCCTGGACGCCCGGCTCGCGGCCGCGCTGATGGGCATCCAGGCGATCAAGGGCGTCGAGGTCGGCGACGGCTTCGAGCTGGCCCGCGTCCCCGGCTCGCAGGCGCACGACGAGATCGTCCCGACCCCCGAGGGCGTCAAGCGCACCTCCGGCCGCTCCGGCGGCACCGAGGGCGGCCTGTCCACCGGCGAGCTGCTGCGGGTGCGGGCCGCGATGAAGCCGATCGCGACCGTCCCGCGCGCCCTGCAGACCCTGGACGTGCGCACCGGCGAGCCCGCCAAGGCGCACCACCAGCGCTCCGACGTGTGCGCCGTCCCGGCGGCGGGCATCGTCGCCGAGGCGATGGTCGCGCTCGTGCTGGCGGACGCGGTGGCGGAGAAGTTCGGCGGCGACAACGTCTCCGAGACCCGCCGCAACGTGCAGTCGTACCTCGACAACCTGATCGTCCGATGA
- a CDS encoding shikimate dehydrogenase produces MTTPHRAAVLGSPIAHSLSPALHTAGYAALGLTGWRYGRHEVDEAALAGFVGGLDPAEWAGLSLTMPLKRAIRPLLDTVSDTARAVDAVNTVVLDRDGRRHGDNTDVPGLVNALRERGVHRVESAAVLGAGATASSALAALAEICDGEVTAYVRGPERAAEMRALGERLGVPVRTADWAAGADALAGPLTVSTTPVGATDGFAPGLTAAPGVLFDVLYHPWPTALAAACLERGGTVLGGLDLLVHQAVLQFERFTGVPRGPLAAMRAAGEAALAG; encoded by the coding sequence GTGACCACCCCGCACCGGGCCGCCGTGCTCGGCTCGCCGATCGCCCACTCGCTCTCCCCGGCCCTGCACACGGCCGGCTACGCCGCGCTCGGCCTGACCGGCTGGCGGTACGGCCGGCACGAGGTCGACGAGGCGGCGCTGGCCGGGTTCGTCGGCGGGCTCGACCCCGCCGAGTGGGCCGGGCTCTCGCTGACCATGCCGCTCAAGCGGGCGATCCGCCCGCTGCTGGACACCGTCAGCGACACCGCCCGCGCGGTGGACGCCGTCAACACCGTGGTCCTCGACCGCGACGGGCGGCGGCACGGCGACAACACCGACGTGCCCGGGCTGGTCAACGCGCTGCGCGAGCGCGGCGTCCACCGGGTCGAGTCGGCGGCCGTGCTGGGCGCCGGGGCCACCGCCTCCTCCGCGCTGGCCGCGCTCGCCGAGATCTGCGACGGCGAGGTCACCGCGTACGTGCGCGGCCCCGAGCGGGCCGCCGAGATGCGGGCGCTGGGCGAGCGCCTCGGCGTGCCGGTGCGCACCGCCGACTGGGCGGCGGGCGCGGACGCGCTGGCCGGGCCGCTGACCGTCTCCACCACGCCGGTCGGCGCCACCGACGGCTTCGCGCCCGGGCTGACCGCCGCGCCGGGCGTGCTGTTCGACGTGCTCTACCACCCGTGGCCGACCGCGCTGGCCGCCGCCTGCCTGGAGCGCGGCGGCACCGTGCTGGGCGGGCTCGACCTGCTGGTGCACCAGGCGGTGCTGCAGTTCGAGCGGTTCACCGGCGTCCCGCGCGGGCCGCTGGCCGCGATGCGGGCGGCCGGGGAGGCGGCGCTGGCCGGCTGA
- the mltG gene encoding endolytic transglycosylase MltG, with protein sequence MTDQSGRYGSQGDQPWYPGEQPQAQGPYGQQQDYGQQYPQQQGYPQQQGGGSYGGQQQFVQQPGMQAQQGYPQQQQGGGSYGGQQQFVQQPGMQAQQGYPQQQDGGSYGGQQQFAQQPGMQAQQGYPQQQDGGSFGGQQQFVQQPGAQARQGMPQQGFPAGQQPQAQQVRQPEPEPVGGPGPDGIDWEAEAAALENPGGGGQRADQRVDEAEEWAEEEYLEEEEEHGSFLSEQDDSREAERKRKEKGKKSGRRNGGACLVVALVLLGGVGAAGWWGYGFYQKNFGPPPDFGGAGTGSVNITVKEGALGDSIGRTLVDAGVVKSVKAFTNAYEKDSRGRGIQPGVYTLKHQMSGEAALVELVESNGGNALIIPEGLKAVDVYAKVDGKLKLPPGTTAKVAKEQVGSLGLPAYANNNPEGFLWPTRYSVAEGMKPEEVLKQMVANAVQRYGDLKLEEAAQKLGLKNAYEVVTEASILQAEGNNSQDFGKMARAISNRLTTTVTQHKLGLDTTLQYSLGRTKLTDQEINDASNKYNSYINPGLPPTPIGNPGEEAIEAVLNPPAGDWVFWLATSPQETKFASTGAEHAKNTQEWCASRNLKYDAKHVTCSSN encoded by the coding sequence ATGACTGATCAGAGCGGGCGCTACGGCTCCCAGGGCGACCAGCCGTGGTACCCGGGCGAGCAGCCCCAGGCCCAGGGCCCGTACGGCCAGCAGCAGGACTACGGCCAGCAGTACCCCCAGCAGCAGGGTTATCCGCAGCAGCAGGGCGGCGGTTCGTACGGCGGGCAGCAGCAGTTCGTCCAGCAGCCGGGCATGCAGGCGCAGCAGGGTTACCCGCAGCAGCAGCAGGGCGGCGGTTCGTACGGCGGGCAGCAGCAGTTCGTCCAGCAGCCGGGCATGCAGGCGCAGCAGGGTTACCCGCAGCAGCAGGACGGCGGTTCGTACGGCGGGCAGCAGCAGTTCGCGCAGCAGCCGGGCATGCAGGCGCAGCAGGGTTACCCGCAGCAGCAGGACGGCGGTTCGTTCGGCGGGCAGCAGCAGTTCGTCCAGCAGCCCGGGGCGCAGGCGCGGCAGGGCATGCCGCAGCAGGGCTTCCCGGCCGGGCAGCAGCCGCAGGCGCAGCAGGTGCGGCAGCCGGAGCCGGAGCCGGTGGGCGGGCCCGGGCCGGACGGGATCGACTGGGAGGCGGAGGCCGCCGCGCTGGAGAACCCGGGCGGTGGCGGGCAGCGGGCCGACCAGCGGGTGGACGAGGCCGAGGAGTGGGCCGAGGAGGAGTACCTGGAGGAGGAAGAGGAGCACGGCTCGTTCCTCTCCGAACAGGACGACTCCCGGGAGGCCGAGCGCAAGCGCAAGGAGAAGGGCAAGAAGTCGGGCCGCCGCAACGGCGGTGCCTGCCTGGTGGTCGCGCTGGTGCTGCTCGGCGGCGTGGGCGCCGCGGGCTGGTGGGGCTACGGCTTCTACCAGAAGAACTTCGGGCCGCCGCCGGACTTCGGCGGCGCCGGCACCGGCTCGGTGAACATCACGGTCAAGGAGGGCGCCCTCGGCGACTCGATCGGCCGGACGCTGGTGGACGCGGGCGTGGTGAAGAGCGTCAAGGCGTTCACCAACGCGTACGAGAAGGACTCCCGGGGCCGCGGCATCCAGCCCGGTGTCTACACGCTGAAGCACCAGATGTCCGGTGAGGCCGCGCTGGTGGAGCTGGTGGAGTCCAACGGCGGCAACGCGCTGATCATCCCCGAGGGCCTGAAGGCCGTCGACGTCTACGCCAAGGTCGACGGCAAGCTCAAGCTCCCGCCCGGCACCACCGCGAAGGTCGCCAAGGAGCAGGTCGGCAGCCTCGGCCTGCCCGCCTACGCCAACAACAACCCCGAGGGCTTCCTCTGGCCGACCCGGTACTCGGTCGCCGAGGGCATGAAGCCCGAGGAGGTGCTGAAGCAGATGGTCGCCAACGCCGTGCAGCGGTACGGCGACCTGAAGCTGGAGGAGGCGGCGCAGAAGCTCGGCCTGAAGAACGCGTACGAGGTGGTGACCGAGGCCAGCATCCTGCAGGCCGAGGGCAACAACTCGCAGGACTTCGGCAAGATGGCCCGCGCCATCTCCAACCGGCTCACCACCACCGTCACCCAGCACAAGCTGGGCCTGGACACCACCCTGCAGTACTCGCTGGGCCGCACCAAGCTCACCGACCAGGAGATCAACGACGCCTCGAACAAGTACAACTCGTACATCAACCCGGGCCTGCCGCCGACCCCGATCGGCAACCCCGGCGAGGAGGCGATCGAGGCGGTGCTCAACCCGCCGGCCGGCGACTGGGTGTTCTGGCTGGCGACCTCGCCGCAGGAGACCAAGTTCGCGTCGACCGGCGCCGAGCACGCCAAGAACACCCAGGAGTGGTGCGCCAGCCGGAACCTCAAGTACGACGCCAAGCACGTCACCTGCTCCTCCAACTGA
- a CDS encoding ABC transporter ATP-binding protein, whose amino-acid sequence METTESAPPLSEPVTPEAVTPEPALLEADRVDVVRGGQYLLRDVSLTVRAGEHWAVLGANGAGKSTLLSLLGAVEHPTAGTVKVLGRQLGRVDVRELRAHLGHVNPRHPLRSPLTVRQVVLTGTTQTIEPDLWHRPTAEQLDHAEELIHTLGIGHRAEHAWTTLSQGERGRVLIARALMPEPRLLLLDEPATGLDLTAREQLLESLDELRARYPEVASVLVTHHLEELPGSTSHALLLRDGLTTAAGPATEVLTTELVSACFRHPIRITHSEGRWSARTRRGAE is encoded by the coding sequence ATGGAGACCACGGAGAGCGCCCCGCCCCTGTCCGAGCCCGTGACGCCGGAGGCCGTGACGCCCGAGCCCGCGCTGCTGGAGGCCGACCGCGTCGACGTGGTGCGGGGCGGGCAGTACCTGCTGCGGGACGTCTCGCTGACCGTCCGGGCCGGCGAGCACTGGGCCGTGCTGGGGGCCAACGGGGCCGGGAAGAGCACCCTGCTGTCGCTGCTCGGCGCCGTCGAGCACCCCACCGCCGGCACCGTCAAGGTGCTCGGGCGGCAGCTCGGCCGGGTCGACGTCCGGGAGCTGCGCGCGCACCTCGGGCACGTCAACCCGCGGCACCCGCTGCGCTCCCCGCTGACCGTGCGGCAGGTCGTGCTGACCGGCACCACGCAGACCATCGAACCCGACCTCTGGCACCGGCCGACCGCCGAACAGCTCGACCACGCCGAGGAGTTGATCCACACCCTGGGCATCGGCCACCGGGCCGAGCACGCCTGGACCACGCTCTCCCAGGGCGAGCGCGGCCGCGTCCTGATCGCCCGCGCGCTGATGCCCGAACCCCGGCTGCTGCTGCTCGACGAGCCCGCCACCGGACTCGACCTGACCGCCCGCGAACAGCTCCTGGAGAGCCTGGACGAACTGCGCGCCCGCTACCCCGAGGTGGCGTCCGTGCTGGTCACCCACCACCTGGAGGAGCTCCCCGGCAGCACCAGCCACGCCCTGCTGCTGCGCGACGGCCTGACCACCGCCGCCGGGCCCGCCACCGAGGTGCTCACCACCGAACTGGTCTCCGCGTGCTTCCGGCACCCGATCCGGATCACCCACAGCGAGGGCCGCTGGTCCGCCCGCACCCGCCGGGGCGCCGAGTGA
- the alaS gene encoding alanine--tRNA ligase, whose product MESAEIRRRWLRFFEERGHTVVPSASLVADDPTLLLVNAGMVPFKPYFLGEIKPQFSRATSVQKCVRTLDIEEVGKTTRHGSFFQMCGNFSFGDYFKEGAIKFAWELLTSPVADGGYGLEPERLWITVYQDDDEAERIWREVIGVPAERIQRLGMKDNFWSMGVPGPCGPCSEINYDRGPAYGEEGGPAVNGERYLEIWNLVFMQYERGHGDGKDGFEILGDLPSKNIDTGLGLERLAAVLQGVDNLFEIDTSRMILDRAAELTGHTYGADHRSDVSLRVVTDHFRTALMLVGDGVTPGNEGRGYVLRRILRRAIRNMRLLGATEPVAKDLIDISIKAMAPQYPELETDRKRIETVVVAEENAFLQTLRSGTSLLDAAVTETKQSGGAVLSGEQAFKLHDTYGFPIDLTLEMAEEQGLQVDEAGFRRLMQEQRDRAKADAKAKKTGHADVAAYREVADRAGASVFTGYAHTEGEATVVGLLVDGVPSPAATEGDEVELILDRTPFYAEGGGQLADHGRIRLDSGAVVEVRDVQQPVPGVIVHSGGVLFGEVVLGASAYATIDTDRRRAVSRAHSATHLTHQALRDALGPTAAQAGSENAPGRFRFDFGSPAAVPGSVLTDVEQKINEVLVRELDVTAEVMTMDEARKQGAIAMFGEKYGDSVRVVTIGDFSKELCGGTHVGNTAQLGLVKLLGESSIGSGVRRVEALVGVDAYKFLAREHTVVAQLTELVKGRPEELPEKISGMLAKLKDAEKEIERFRAEKVLQAAAGLAEGAEDVRGVALVAARVGDGTGADELRKLVLDVRARLGSRPAVVAAFTVANDRPLTVIATNEDARGRGIKAGELVRAAAKTLGGGGGGKDDVAQGGGTNPAAVADAIEAVRALVAERA is encoded by the coding sequence ATGGAGTCGGCAGAGATCCGCCGCCGCTGGCTGCGCTTCTTCGAGGAGCGCGGCCACACCGTCGTCCCGTCGGCCTCGCTGGTCGCCGACGACCCCACCCTGCTGCTGGTCAACGCCGGCATGGTGCCCTTCAAGCCGTACTTCCTGGGTGAGATCAAGCCGCAGTTCTCGCGCGCCACCAGCGTGCAGAAGTGCGTGCGCACCCTGGACATCGAGGAGGTCGGGAAGACCACCCGGCACGGCTCGTTCTTCCAGATGTGCGGCAATTTCTCGTTCGGCGACTACTTCAAGGAAGGCGCCATCAAGTTCGCCTGGGAGCTGCTGACCAGCCCGGTGGCGGACGGCGGCTACGGCCTGGAGCCGGAGAGGCTCTGGATCACCGTCTACCAGGACGACGACGAGGCCGAGCGGATCTGGCGCGAGGTGATCGGCGTCCCCGCGGAGCGGATCCAGCGCCTGGGCATGAAGGACAACTTCTGGTCGATGGGCGTCCCCGGCCCGTGCGGCCCGTGCTCGGAGATCAACTACGACCGCGGCCCCGCGTACGGCGAGGAGGGCGGCCCGGCGGTCAACGGCGAGCGCTACCTGGAGATCTGGAACCTGGTCTTCATGCAGTACGAGCGCGGCCACGGCGACGGCAAGGACGGCTTCGAGATCCTCGGCGACCTGCCGAGCAAGAACATCGACACCGGCCTCGGCCTGGAGCGCCTGGCCGCCGTCCTGCAGGGCGTCGACAACCTCTTCGAGATCGACACCTCGCGGATGATCCTCGACCGCGCCGCCGAGCTCACCGGCCACACCTACGGCGCCGACCACCGGTCGGACGTCTCGCTGCGCGTGGTCACCGACCACTTCCGCACCGCGCTGATGCTGGTCGGCGACGGCGTCACCCCCGGCAACGAGGGCCGCGGCTACGTGCTGCGCCGCATCCTGCGCCGGGCGATCCGCAACATGCGGCTGCTGGGCGCCACCGAGCCGGTCGCCAAGGACCTGATCGACATCTCGATCAAGGCGATGGCCCCGCAGTACCCGGAGCTGGAGACCGACCGCAAGCGGATCGAGACGGTCGTCGTCGCCGAGGAGAACGCCTTCCTGCAGACGCTGCGCTCCGGCACCAGCCTGCTGGACGCCGCGGTCACCGAGACCAAGCAGTCCGGCGGCGCGGTGCTCTCCGGCGAGCAGGCGTTCAAGCTGCACGACACCTACGGCTTCCCGATCGACCTGACCCTGGAGATGGCCGAGGAACAGGGCCTCCAGGTCGACGAGGCCGGCTTCCGCCGCCTGATGCAGGAGCAGCGCGACCGCGCCAAGGCCGACGCCAAGGCGAAGAAGACGGGCCACGCCGACGTCGCCGCGTACCGCGAGGTCGCCGACCGGGCCGGCGCCTCCGTCTTCACCGGCTACGCCCACACCGAGGGCGAGGCCACCGTGGTCGGCCTGCTGGTGGACGGCGTGCCGTCGCCCGCGGCCACCGAGGGCGACGAGGTCGAGCTGATCCTCGACCGCACCCCGTTCTACGCCGAGGGCGGCGGCCAGCTCGCCGACCACGGCCGGATCCGCCTCGACTCCGGCGCGGTCGTGGAGGTCCGGGACGTCCAGCAGCCGGTGCCCGGCGTGATCGTGCACTCCGGCGGGGTGCTGTTCGGCGAGGTGGTGCTCGGCGCGTCCGCGTACGCCACCATCGACACCGACCGCCGCCGGGCCGTCTCGCGCGCCCACTCGGCCACCCACCTGACCCACCAGGCGCTGCGCGACGCGCTCGGCCCGACCGCCGCCCAGGCCGGTTCGGAGAACGCGCCGGGCCGCTTCCGCTTCGACTTCGGCTCGCCCGCCGCCGTCCCCGGCTCGGTGCTGACCGACGTCGAGCAGAAGATCAACGAGGTGCTGGTCCGCGAACTCGACGTCACCGCCGAGGTGATGACGATGGACGAGGCCCGCAAGCAGGGCGCCATCGCGATGTTCGGCGAGAAGTACGGCGACTCGGTGCGCGTGGTCACCATCGGTGACTTCTCCAAGGAGCTGTGCGGCGGCACGCACGTCGGCAACACCGCCCAGCTGGGCCTGGTGAAGCTGCTCGGCGAGTCCTCGATCGGCTCCGGCGTGCGCCGGGTCGAGGCGCTGGTCGGCGTCGACGCGTACAAGTTCCTGGCCCGCGAGCACACCGTGGTCGCCCAGCTGACCGAGCTGGTCAAGGGCCGCCCGGAGGAGCTGCCGGAGAAGATCTCCGGGATGCTCGCCAAGCTCAAGGACGCCGAGAAGGAGATCGAGAGGTTCCGCGCGGAGAAGGTCCTGCAGGCCGCCGCGGGCCTCGCCGAGGGCGCCGAGGACGTCCGGGGCGTGGCCCTGGTCGCCGCCCGGGTCGGGGACGGCACCGGCGCGGACGAGCTGCGCAAGCTGGTGCTGGACGTCCGGGCCCGGCTCGGCTCCCGCCCGGCCGTGGTCGCCGCGTTCACCGTCGCGAACGACCGCCCGCTGACCGTGATCGCCACCAACGAGGACGCCCGCGGCCGCGGCATCAAGGCCGGCGAGCTGGTCCGCGCCGCGGCCAAGACCCTCGGCGGCGGCGGTGGCGGCAAGGACGACGTCGCGCAGGGCGGCGGCACGAACCCGGCCGCCGTCGCGGACGCCATCGAGGCCGTCCGGGCACTGGTGGCCGAGCGCGCGTGA
- a CDS encoding shikimate kinase, producing the protein MSTPATPAVVLVGPPGSGKSTVGRVLAERLGLPFRDTDTDIERAAGKPIPEIFVDEGEPHFRQLERDAVRAAATGHPGVLALGGGAVLAEETRALLGPLPVVFLEVALGDAVKRVGLDAPRPLLAVNPRARWRELMEARRPLYLEVATAVVDTEGRTPEQVADAVLEALEWRNPRV; encoded by the coding sequence ATGAGCACACCGGCCACGCCCGCGGTGGTGCTGGTCGGCCCGCCCGGCAGTGGCAAGTCCACCGTCGGGCGGGTCCTCGCCGAACGCCTCGGCCTGCCGTTCCGGGACACCGACACCGACATCGAGCGGGCCGCCGGCAAGCCGATCCCGGAGATCTTCGTCGACGAGGGCGAGCCGCACTTCCGGCAGCTGGAGCGGGACGCCGTCCGGGCCGCCGCCACCGGCCACCCCGGCGTGCTCGCGCTCGGCGGCGGCGCCGTGCTGGCCGAGGAGACCCGGGCGCTGCTCGGCCCGCTGCCCGTGGTCTTCCTGGAGGTCGCGCTCGGCGACGCGGTCAAGCGGGTCGGCCTGGACGCCCCCCGCCCGCTGCTCGCCGTCAACCCCAGGGCCCGCTGGCGCGAGCTGATGGAGGCCCGCCGCCCGCTCTACCTGGAGGTCGCCACCGCCGTGGTCGACACCGAGGGCCGCACCCCCGAACAGGTCGCCGACGCCGTACTCGAAGCACTGGAGTGGAGGAACCCCCGTGTCTGA
- a CDS encoding GNAT family N-acetyltransferase translates to MSTAPAGRPAAAVPAWTLRPATAADLEPLAELRAAALRPDLERLGRYDPHRVRQRLRDAYRPEHTSVIEAPGPVGCLALAPDERPGTLLLEHFYLDPALHGRGLGTAVLRAALARADAAGLAVRLNVLNGSPARRLYERHGFALESEDPVDVYLYRPARPAAPGKDAS, encoded by the coding sequence GTGAGCACCGCCCCGGCGGGGCGGCCGGCGGCCGCCGTTCCCGCCTGGACGCTGCGCCCCGCCACCGCCGCCGACCTGGAGCCGCTCGCCGAACTGCGGGCCGCCGCGCTGCGCCCCGACCTGGAACGCCTCGGCCGCTACGACCCGCACCGGGTCCGGCAGCGGCTGCGCGACGCGTACCGGCCCGAGCACACCTCGGTGATCGAGGCGCCCGGGCCGGTCGGCTGCCTGGCGCTCGCCCCCGACGAGCGGCCCGGCACCCTGCTGCTGGAGCACTTCTACCTCGACCCGGCGCTGCACGGCCGCGGCCTCGGCACCGCCGTGCTGCGCGCGGCGCTGGCCCGGGCCGACGCCGCGGGCCTGGCCGTCCGGCTGAACGTGCTGAACGGCAGCCCCGCCCGGCGGCTGTACGAGCGGCACGGTTTCGCGCTGGAGTCCGAGGACCCGGTCGACGTGTACCTGTACCGCCCCGCCCGTCCCGCTGCCCCTGGAAAGGACGCTTCGTGA